TTACGTGGGCAACAAGTATATGACTGCTCCAGCGTTCGGATCACTCGTGGGCAACTATAAGAAGATCGCCTACTCGTTCGCTTTGCCCActattttgtttttgggcTCGTTGTACTCGAACGTGACATCCCAGTGGATATTTCTTATGATTTTCCGGGAGGGCAACAAAACAGAGAAGACCATACTGTGCTCGGGTGGCTGGTGTGGATCGGGCTCAATGCGTTCATTTGGGTGATTGCGTTTGTCATTGCCGAGGTGATTCCCTTCTTCTCCGATCTATTGTCGCTCATGTCCTCTTTATTCGACTGCTGGTTCGGCTTTGTCTTCTGGGGTGTTGCCTTCTTCAGACTAAGAAAGCACCAATACCCGAAAACTGGCTTCtggaagctcttcaaggagGCAGACTGGCTCACGAAAATCGAGTTTTCATAAACATCGTCTTGATCGTCATGGGTATCTACATCATGGGCCCTGGTCTCTACGCCGTGGTGCAGAGCATCATACTATCGTACCAGTCGGGCGCCTACGGCCACCCGTTCGAGTGTACTCCCAGCGTTGTCTAATCTAGTGTATAATAAAGGCTTTTCTAGACCTTCTCTATATTGTTCCGTCGTTGGTGTCCCATATGATGGTCACTGGGCCTTCGTTGACTATATCCACGTCCATCATGGCGCCAAACTGCCCATCCTTGACTCTCTCGTCGTCTCCTAGCTCCTTCCTCAATTTCAGTAAAAACTCGTTGTAGAGCTCTATGGCTGCTGGGCCTTTCGCTGCCTTGTGGAAATCTGGTTTGGTGCCTTTCTTGATTGTTCCGTAGAGGGTGAATTGAGACACTGAAAGCACAGAAAGCTGTTTGTCCTGGGCCAAGCTCAGGCTCCAGGGTTTCCCGTTCCAGCATCCTTCTGGCCCGCCTGAAGCGTCCTCAAATACTCGAAGGTTGGCGATTTTCTTCACGAGTCTGTCGACATCCTCAGAGGTGTCTTTCGTCGAGATCCCCACAAGCAACATGAGGCCGCGGTTGATGGCGGAGATGACGGCATTGTCGACGCTGACAGACGCTCTTTTAACCTTTTGAATGACTACTCTCATGATGAGGTCTGGtcgaggaaaagaaggtaTCTGCTTGATGTTGGAAATTCGTGGATTCTGTGCAGAGCGCTTGATCCTGGGAACGGTACATGAAGGGTTCAAGGTGAGATGAAAAGTTAGATAAATTATGGGGAGGTTGAGGTTGTAGAAGTCGCTGGGACGTACATTTATAGAGCTGACGTTGGGTTGCGCTtgtttgttgatcttgtgCCCGGGTGACGCTGCTGAAAAACCGCTATATTTGAGTATCTAGTCTGGTTATGCTAATAGCCGTTATCTTCAGAGCAGTacaaaaatggaagaaagAGCAGTTTGTCTTATGTCGTTGTTTTCAAAGCCTTTGAATAGTAGATAGTAGAATGTGTAATTTGAACAAAGCTCTCAAAGACGCTCAATACGTAATTTGTAAGATAACCATGACAGTGTTTGGAGTACTCGATGTTGTCTAGACTATCTTCTCTATGTTTGAACATTCAGCTAGTGCAACAAGTTAAAAAACCTTAAAGACAATTTATATTTGATCTAAATTAAATAGTAAGGAACAGGAGGTGAATAAATACGTCTACCTGCCACTTTCCAGTACTGAAAGGGTAATTTCTCTAAATGAAACCCTTCAACATATCGGGTCCCGTGTTTTCCCGCTGCCACAAGTCAACCACGTCATTCATTCCAGTGAACACGCTTCTGTCAATTGACCCGTCTCTCTTGACAGGAAGGGGCCcgattttgttgataagCCCGCTGAACATTTTGGTCATCATCTGGCTGAGGAAAGTGGACTCTGTAATATTCCTGGTGGTTTCACCAATCTCACCTCCCGCAAAAGAACTGCGAAGAGTTGCCACAAGCTGGCGATACTCAATATCTGCTCCTGGGTAGAGAATGTTGCTGCTGCGTACGgttcttttgcaaccttcaACGGGCTTTTCACCGTTGAACATCTTCTCGAGCCAGACCAAAGCAGCACCACTACCTTCAACGACTTCGAGAATGTGGCCGGTGGTATTGGAAACTGCAAACTCCAAGCTTTTGATGCCCCAGTCACAGTAGTTCTCGTAGCCACGCTGGGCACCTGAAAAGGGCACGATCTCGTCTTCTGTGCCGTGGAAGACAAAAAGAGGAATCTCAGGAATAGggccatcttcttcaagagcagcagtgttgttcttgataaTCTCCTGGATTTCTGGGAGGTCAAAGAACCCCCAGCCTTCGGTGGCCCAGGGATCCTTGCCACTGAAGAATTTCACCGTTGCGTACTCCAATAGCGACGTAGCGAGACACTTTTTACCGgcagaaagaaaatcctCCCTCTTGGTTTCTCGAAGTTGAGTCTCCACAAGATCACCAAGGTGGGGATATTCATAAAGCAAACCGTTGACGGCGTTGGGAATAAGGCCTCCGAAAAGCGTACCATCAGTAGCCTCGGCAGTGAGTGATGTTGGTAACCCATCCACCCAAAGCAGCTCCAAGCAATTGCTCCTTGAGTTCTGGAGCGTACTGAGGCTGCAAGGCAGCAGCCCATCCGGAGGCGATGGTTCCACCTGAATATCCCCACATTGTGACTTTTGCCTCGGGGCTTACGCCTGAGATATCTTCTGATTGCAACGCTGCCCTAATAGAATCGAGCGTCGCTTGCCCAGATTGCCTGCCGGCAGTGAAAGCACCTTGAAAGCCCTCATAGTCAGGCACGTTCAAAAACCATCCCTTGGCAAGAGCGCTTTGCATAAGAAGCATTTCTGCCTGGAGAATAACGGTGTTCATTGGAGCATTGAAAAGAATAGAGTACGAAGGGCTGCAATCGTTCGAAGAAGAATCCTGAGCAGGCTGGTACGACAAGAGTTTCTTTGGGTCGGCATCATATGGCTCCAAAATCGTGGTCACAATGGCTTGAGGATTACCATGAGAGTCCTCAGAACGCAACTTGAGCTGCCACGCATTTTTCACGTTGACAGGGAAGTAAACGGATCTGATCATAGCTGGAGCCGGTCTAGACGCTATGATGTCGCCATTTTCGTAGGAGGTGATGTTTTCAGGGGTGGTGTAGAAGTCGTCTTTTGTTGGCGGGGTGATCTTAACATACTGGGCCGAGACTGTAAATGCCCATAGAAGAAGCGAGAGAAAGATCATGGTTACTCATAGCATTACTGGAATCACACCCGCTTAAATAGCTGGAGAAGATAGCTCTGTGAGCTCTGTGAGCTAGAGAATGAACATGGCGCCTAAAGTACTATTGCCATTTAGGGTaatgttgcaaaaaatccCACTTGAGTGGGGAGTAGTAGGACGAGCATAAGCCTCAAAACTAATGTGTTGATGCATACGTGTGAATGCATATGAACAATGGTTAAGGAACTCGAGAGAACAAAGTTGACATGCTCGGGGCTCACGAACCGTAGATATTATTGTTGCACACATCTGATCGCTAGATAATGCGAGATTTTAGTCGTGTTATTGTCTGACTTTCGTTTGTTTCTTGGTTCATTACACTTTGCGTCTCCACGAGTAGCTTCTATACTTCATTACCCCATTTTCGCTTGCTACCACAAAAGTCATCCACTTGCATCATTAAAACTCTTGATTAGGCAATATAACACCGGGGAT
This DNA window, taken from Candidozyma auris chromosome 7, complete sequence, encodes the following:
- a CDS encoding D-tyrosyl-tRNA(Tyr) deacylase, whose amino-acid sequence is MRVVIQKVKRASVSVDNAVISAINRGLMLLVGISTKDTSEDVDRLVKKIANLRVFEDASGGPEGCWNGKPWSSSLAQDKQLSVLSVSQFTLYGTIKKGTKPDFHKAAKGPAAIELYNEFLSKLRKELGDDERVKDGQFGAMMDVDIVNEGPVTIIWDTNDGTI